From Engraulis encrasicolus isolate BLACKSEA-1 unplaced genomic scaffold, IST_EnEncr_1.0 scaffold_26_np1212, whole genome shotgun sequence:
accatgcacaatacacattgattacagaagtaaaaagatggcttgtgccagattatagctatatagctaatttccatctgcagtccctggacaggtaaaacaaatattaaaatacaataacatagacaagatataaacaagtaagcacatccataggccataggtcaacacacacacacacacacacacacacacacacacacacacacacacacacacacacacacacacacacacacacacacacacacacacacacacacacacacacacacacaaagctaagcttcttgcattagaacatgttcatCCAGCTCCAACATACCaacttttttcatttaaaaaatgtcaaaTTTCAGGATCCTAAAGCTACTTCCTGCAACAAGCCGCgggccccctagcaccccctcgtgGCCCCGGCCCCGACGTTGAGAACCTGGGAGTCAGGCATTTCCTCTGCTATGGACTGGACTCCTCTTCCTATTCTATTGTGTACTAGGACTGTAACGAGATACTCAACTTGCGATTTGGTTCTTATCACAATCTTTGACAAACGGCTTGATGCACCCCATGACTTTTTAAATGtatatgtttaattttttttaaactatttttagaattcttgcacacctcctattgccaggtgcataggagtggaactactgggtcaccaacgtagaCGTCTAATGACCTTTTTCAAGCAATTGCATTAGACCGAAACATCGCAAGTAAAAGCTCTATAAATGTGAATTGCTTAAAGAAGGTTTTTTGCCAACATTATTATTAACAgaatcttgaaagcactggcgcTGCGACAGcactgtgactctgtgtatcgtgATTTCGCGgtacgatacaatatcgttacaggcaGCGCTACTGTGTACGGTTAACAAGTTCTCATTCATTTGATCTGTTTGTTATCCATTTGTACATTCATACCATCTATTTATTTCTCCATTTTCTCAGTTCATTTGAtctagtcatgggtgagcggttagggcgtcagacttgcatcccagaggttgccggttcgactcccgacccgccaggttggtggggggagtaatcaaccagtgctctcccccatcctcctccatgctcagggtaccgtcccaccgcactgctccccatggggcgccactgagggctgcccccttgcgcgggtgaggcataaatgcaatttcgttgtgtgcagtgttcacttgtgtgctgtcgagtgctgtgtcacaatgacaatgggagttggagtttcccaatgggctttcgctttcactttagtTAGTATTTACCATCTTCATTtcctttgattgtttgttttcttCAAGATAATAATAACATGCATTAAAAACATGCAATATAATATCATGGTATCTGCTGTGGTTGATTTTTAACATGCAGTGAAACAATGATTTTCATTGGATAAGCACATATCTCGGTCTCTGTCTGACACCTGTGATTAGACTCACGTACATTCTTTGTGGAGAGCAACGTCATTGTTATTGAAATGGTTTCGCATTGCAATATCATCTTTATTTAAATGGCTTCAGTCTTATTCACATTGCAgacattataatataattatatattcACATTTGCATCATCTTTGCATCTTAAAATCCCATTTAATTACATGTACAGttgctgcaccacacacaaacaccttttaAGGAGGGGACTTTAGGCTATTGGACTGAGATGAACatagttgaggagaggagaggggagaagagaggagagaggagaagagagaggagaggaggagagaggagaggagaggaaaggagaagagaggaaggagaggagagaaggagagatggtggaggggagaggaaaggagatgagaaagtagaggagagtggatgctgagaggagaggagatgaggaggtgaatgaagagaggaggagaggagaggagaggcgatgaggaggtgaatgaagagaggaggagaggagaggcgatggaTGACAAGATTCATTTGACTGTGTCTGCTGTTCCAAAGCAGCTATACCAACCCCCCTCTCCATTTCACAGCTACAGTTCATGATGTAGCCTACATCCCTATTACTTTGCATACCACATCTACGCacctacgcatgcacacgcacacacacacacacacctatgtcaCAGTCGTGTTaaagtgctgagtgtgtgtgtgtgtgttgtttaagtGCTTAGCACTCTTTAAGACCTGAAACATTGATCAAACATGTCAGTCAGATacgcaaatgaaaaaaaaatcaaacatgtcGATCAATTTGTTAATCAACCAATTTGTGCAGAATGGAAACACACACTATTCCAGCACTGACAGatggaaacaaacaaacgaaaaaaacATTCAAATACCTTTTAGCAACCAGTCAAAactttgaaatgaaatgaacaaaacaaaaacaaattaagCCGCAAATcccaacacacagacaggcagacagacagacactcagggtgcgttgcaatatgcgcccttgcctcctccacttgcctcctccacttgcttctcgtcatgatgacatcactgacaacagcattatatatcaatatcttgcaaaagctcaattgtaaagtctttttctcatttgcaattgggatggtaaatgaaaaacagttcctcaaaagttgttgtggctaggctgacagctgggaaacttatcgttttctccacggaggagtggccaggaggcgggacgaggagacaagcgcaagtggaggaggcaaggtcgcatattaaaacgcactctcagCCAGCCAGACATGACTGGCCCTCCACACAGTACGGGTGTGAGTCAAGATAGCTCCTCTTGTCCTTCCCTGATGCTGATACGAATCGTGACGTCATGACAGTGTAACAACTTGAAAGGTCATTATCTCTCTCTTACCcccctttacattgtatgcctcacattcacacacacacacacactcacattcatacacCGGTAACAGTGCCTGCCACACAGGGCACCATTCTGCCACAGGAGCTACTTGGGGTTGAGTTTAAGTTTTGTCAGGCAGAGCGGGTCTCGAACTTGCAACCATTTGGTTCCCGAACGGTTcctctacaacagtgtttctcaactggtgggtcgcgacccaaaagtgggtcgcggaggggtcatgggtgggtcacggagccttggtgtaaaaaaaaaaaaagtaattctaaaaaataaaaaaaaattccaacttttcctgcaacaatttacaacttttattttgataggctagtgaactccgtgtcatctgttgtcatagatacaatctgaatttttatgcgagatagatagcgtgcaaccagtcattcgagtcttggttacattttgagaattgcattgaatagacttgaacgctaaaaaaattgggtcgcgaccgaatgagagtggaaaatggtgggtcccaagactgttccagttgagaaccactgctctacaaccTGAGCCACCACTGGCTTCAAAGCGGCACCTTCAGGGGATTTGAgtcaggctcgttggcgtgaccgTCACAATACAACGACAGCCTTCGTGATGGACTCTCCCTCACAACCCCCCACAGATAAGCTACAGTCCATATCCCaactcagggttcccacacctttttcctgaacaaattcaagcacttttcaagcactttcaagcaccaaattttcagttttccagcacatttaatttgtgtttttaattctactcaatttttgggtgttgaatggcaaatccgatctgacatctcactccctcggatgtttgatgtacctgaacaatttatttctatcatttggcttactgagtttgacatgacacaaatttcaagcattttcaagcacttcaccaaaaattcaggcattttcacaaccttgaaaacacataattgaattcaagcattttcaaggaattcaagcaccagtgggaaccctgccaACTGTCCTCCACCTGTACTGCCACAGATAGGGTACAGTCAGGGCCGCCAGCAACATGAACAGCGGCGCCAGCTGCAGTCCCAGCGCTGCCCAGGAGATGGCGCTGTTCACCACTCAAAAAACACACTCGCTACATTGCACTGATGAGAGGTCACCTGTAGTACAGGTATGCTGCCAGAGCCACGAGGCCAGCAGGCAGCATGAACAGCGGCGCCAGCTGCAGTCCCAGCGCTGCCCAGGAGATGGTGCTGTTcaccactcaaaaacacacacacacactcactcactacatTGCACTGATGAGAGGTCACCTGTAGTACAGGTATGCTGCTAGAGCCACGAGGCTAGCTGGCAGCATGAACAGCGGCGTGAGCTGCAGTCCCAGCGCTAACCAGGAGATGGCGCTGTTGACCAGCAGCGATGAGGAGATGACAAAGAGACGCGTGATGCCGCTGCCGTGCTTCATCAACACCGACATCATCAGACCAGCCGCAACCTGATGATGAGGACAGAACAGGAGGTGTGAGTGTgatgcgggagtgtgtgtgtgtgtgtgtgtgcgtgtgtgttgaagaaagaaaagggtgtgtgagtgtgatgcgtgagtgtgtgttgaagAAAGAAAaggctgtgtgagtgtggtgcgggagtgtgtgtgagggagtgtgtgtgttgaagaaagaaaagggtgtgtgagtttgtttgcgtgagtgtgtgtgcgtatgttgaaGAAAGAAAAGGgtggtgagtgtgtttgcgtgagtgtgtgtgtgtgtgcgtgagtgatgaagaaagaaaagggtgtgtgtgtgtgtgtgcgtgtgtgttgaagaaagaaaagggtgtgtgagtgtgatgcgtgagtgtgtgtgtgttgtaagagaCACGCTGCAATCGAATAACAAttataatcataatcatcataataattataataataatacatttcatgTGGAGCGCCTTTCAAGACACTCAAGGACACTTTACAGCTGTGGTCACCAACCTTATTATGCCTGAGATCCCCAACCTCTGATTCCCAACCTCTGAGATCCCCAACCTCTGCCTAGATGGCAAGCAAGATCTACCTCTTGGAGCGTTGACAGAAATAAAAATCCAGTCAAGACTGAGTCGAGCCGAGGCTTTCAATTTAGCCTTATTTTAGCTGAATTAGATTGTTATCAatatcagtaggcctaattgtagtGCTATGGGAGTCAATGTGATGGCTATGATAACTGAACATGGtcatgtaggccagtgtttcccaaccaggggtacgtgtaccactaggggtacgtgagcacacctcagggggtactcggaaaaatgtaataataacaaatgtatggagtgtagtcacattgggatagaggaacagatatagagcatgagtgaaggggtactcatcatgtgacaaaattgcttagggggtacgcaggacaaaaaaaggttgggaaacactgatgtaggctactgtaggcccagTTAGACAAATACAaaatggacaccccccccccaaacatttTTTGACACTTAATTTTTTTACTTAACTTTATTGTAAATGCTGCTTTCATTTAGTTGGGAAAGCTGATgcttttcttttccctctttatatagaacacatttcacaatataatttccaTTAACACTTACTTTATTTGAATAAAATACCACAGATAGCTAGCCTACTCAGAATAGAGACCCTTTAATTTTCTTTTCTCACGAGTCACTTACACTGACAGGCGCCAGTAGCCTGGCCATCCTGGCCATTACACTCGCAAAACTTTGgtaggcaaccagtccagtaggctACAATCAGGCTACCGGTACCTATCGCGCAGATTTGTCTACTCTAAATGCTTGGTTGGCGCCGATATCTACTCTGCAGCCATATCATTTTCTGCTTGcagaagttttccgttggactgacgaaatcGAACGCGCTAAAGCTGACCCTCGTGCGCTGTCCTTCAGCACCAActtgtcattagacgtccgattattTCTAGCTTTCATTGTGTGCTGAGGGTAAAATTCTCGccattattttttgttgttgcactgATGTGAGGAATATCGCCAAATAAGATAAGGTGAGACCTTTTTTTTTGGCAATATTAGGCCTATGTCCGTGGAAATAATTGGTGACTGTCCCCTTTTATTTGGCTGCACTGCTTAACAGACTCGTTTGTAAAAAGCTTCTTGCGTTTCGAAAAGGTGCCTCGTCAATAGTGCCTGCGGCTGATGGCACAACAAAATGCAAACTTTTCTTTCACGAGATTAAAAACGAATTCCTCCTGCCATTCTTGATTAACATTTCATGATTTTGGCTTCATCAGAGGTCGATTCCCCGCCACACTTGCATGTGACGGCGCTCGAAGACGATAAGcagcagagtttttttttttctaaggaAAAGAAGCCTGTGACACGAGGGGAAGGCTGAGCCTATCAGAATGAAATACAGATGCAAATATGAATGGCAATTAGACTGCTACTGCAGTCATTTCAATATTTCTGTAGCCTATAGCCTAATCATCAAATTTATTTCCTCCTGCCCCAAGATCGACTAGGAAAGCCTCCGAGatcgaccagtcgatcgcgatCGACGGGTTGGTGACCCCTGCTTTACAGAGCAGAATGGCTATAAAAAAATTGTCGACAAGAATTTCCATTGTCGACTAATAGTTTCATTTagttcaatgcttttttacttactttactaatgctttattactttattgaaacctaaaattagacatatgaattggacgttgtaccTTGgtgtaaataagctactatcatgattaaagctcattgtgagctgtaCGCTAGAGGCCGGGAAGGTTTGTTGGAGGTTGGAGCAAGTATTTTTGACTTAGTGACTACAACCGTCTCCAAAAGTGTCCGTCTGTTTGGAATAAGTAAtttgctaataacctgactttcaattcatcacttggcttcagaagtcactcatatgaaagctacaaccctcccgaatgaagttttatgtacaaaaataaatttcatgaaccaaaaaagattgaccctttaatgaacacagacagggcagaatatgaaaaaagagaaatggtgcacaaagtgaaacatggtagggatacagctcttatgaggagctgcatgcatgctgcaggtgtttgagggctcttatcattgattaaatcatgaagttaaaaatgtattgctctacaaatagcaaagatgtcaccatctctcattgaccttcattgattttcattgtgttgctttccatgattacaacgaccctaaacatacacctaaggccaacgttgattttctgaagaggtgagagtgattcagtgattaagaatgacacccgatctgcgtgttcgaagtgttttgaagtgacttatctgctcattttcacattatgttcgataggcgacaaaacttttgtcttgtgaaaatctgccctgtctgtgttcattaaagggtcaatctttctttggttcatgacatttatttttgtatataaaacttcattcgggagggttgtagctttcatatgagtgacgcctgaagccaagtgattaattgaaagtctggttattagctgttattccaaacagatggataggcgacaacacttttggagacggcagTAGATCTATAAACTAGTCAACAATTAAATGAATCGTTACTTGCAgcccaaataaataataaaagcgATTTCTCACCTGTCCGACCACGATGAGCCACACCAGCCCAGAGAAGCCCGTCAGGAAGCCACGCCCACTgtcctcactgctgctgctgctgctactggctCCGCCCAGGAAGTGGGCGGCAGCATTGATGGCCACGCCCCATCCGTACAGGAAGAGGTTCTGGAGGCTGAGGGGGAGGCGCTGGCCCTTTAGCACGCGCTCAGTAGTGACGGCGGCCAGACCCGACGCGGAGCaatagaggaggagcaggaggaggcccCACCAGGAGatgtggaggacaggagaggagctagactacagaggagagaggagagaggagagaggagagagggaaagagagagagaggagagagatacagtcatgttattcagaagaggaggaggaggagaccccaccaggagatgtggaggacaggagaagagctagactagagaggagagagagaggagagagagagagggagagaggggaggagagatacagtcatgttattcagtagaggaggaggaggaggaggagcaatagaggaggaggaggaggaggaggccccaccaggagatgtggaggacaggagaagagctagactacagaggagagagaggagagaggagagagatacagtCATGAGACCCCACCAGGAGAtgtggaggacaggagaagagctagactacagaggagagagaggagagaggagagagagaggagagagagagagagagagagagagagagagagagagagagagagagagagaggagagagaggagagagaggagagagagagagagataggagagaggagagagatacagtcatgttattcagtagaggaggaggaggaggaggaggagaccccaccaggagatgtggaggacaggagaggagctagactggagaagagagagaggagagagagaggagagggggggagagagataatcaatagaggaggaggaggaggaggaggagaccccaCCAGGAGATTTGGAGAACAGGACTGCAACTAGactagagaggagaaagggggggggagagcgagggagagagagacagggagaaagaggaaagaaagaaagaaagaatgaaagaaagagagagaactacacagcagaaacacacacacacacacacacaccctctcccgtGTTACCTGTGCCGCGAGGGTGCTGTAGGTGTGTGCTGCGCCGGCCAGTGTGAGCATGCCCAGTGCGAGCCACTGCGGGGGGCGGAGCCTCTTGTCCAGGCAGCAGGAGTAGAACGCGGCGGTGGAGGCGATCTTCAGGTTGCTAAGCAACTGGAAGGTAGAGGGGTCCATGTGCTCCTGCATCAGGACacagaagagacacacacacacacacacacacacacacacacacatcaggacacagaagagatacacacacacacacacacacaacaggacacagaagagatacacatacacacacacacacacacacacacacacacatcaggacacagaagagagatacagacacgcgcacacacacacacatcaggacactgaagagatacacacacacacacacacacacacacacacacacacacacacacacacacacacacacacacaggcacacacacacacacacgcacgcacacacacacagaagagagataCTGAGGGAGGAGATtggggcggacagacagacagacagacagacagacagacagacagacagacagacagacaacacacacacacacacacacacacacaccaggacacagaCGAGAGATACTACTGAGGGAGGAGATCaggcgggcgcacacacacgcacacagacacacaccattatCCAAACTTCCATCTTAGACTTGCGCTTCGCTGACGCCCATGGACAAAACAATAACATTTCCTCGCTGTAAGCGAAGGCAcaataacttttgggggacatttcCCCCATTCAACTTCCCTATTGCTAATGAGAAAAAGACCTTTGACTctcgcttttgcgagatattgaagttAACTTTTGCGCGATATTGAAGTtaacttttgcgagatattgaagttaacttttgcgagatattgaagttAACTTTTGCGCGATATTGAAGTTAACTTTTGCGTGATATTGAAGTTAACTTTTGCGCGATATTGAAGTtaacttttgcgagatattgaagttaacttttgcgagatattgaagttAACTTTTGCGCGATATTGAAGTTAACTTTTGCGTGATATTGAAGTTAACTTTTGCGCGATATTGAAGTTAACTTTTGCGCGATATTGAAGTTAACTTTTGTTGTTGATGTCGTCTTGCGATGTCAACATGAGGCTGCTAGcacaagagaggacaggagatagaTGATGGACAGAACAAGTGCTCAATACAgtcaagagagaaagacacacacacacacacacacatacacacctgtgcgtgaacacacacacctgcgcacgcacacacacacaaagatacacaaacacaaactcacacacacaccccacttacCTGCATGGTCACCACCAGGTTGTTATTGAGAGCGTAGAGCATAGCGGGCGCCGCGTACGGCAGCACTAGGGCCCAGCGGACGCCCGACACCCCCTCCGAGAGGCCACGCCCGCCCGACACCCCCTCCGAGAGGCCACGCACTCCCGACACCCGCTCGGAGAGCAGCAGCGTCGCCCCGGAGACCAGCAGCTTGGCCAGCTCGATCAGGAGCACGCAGGAGGAGGGGCTAAAGGGAACGCGGCCGTCCGATTGGCTGAGGGCGATGAGTGGCGCGTGGGAGCCGTAGATGAGCACCAATAGGCACAGCAGCGCCGCCCAGCCGGCTCGAAGGACCAGTCGAGACGCCCCGAAGCCGAAGCGGTCGGTGACCCCAAACCAGCGGTCGGTGACCCCAAACCAGAGGTCGGTGACCCCAAACCAGCGGGGGTGGGACAGGGAGGACGGCTTGCACGGCTCCGAACCGACATTGTCAATCACAATCATTGATCAAAACAAGATGAGGAGGACTGGACGAAACGTCCGCAAAAGGCGTTAGCCAtcagttaaaataaataaaggatTTTCGAATTAAGggcttgactcaaaggagagagagagggctttgGATGTACTTCGTCCACAAAACGCgttaacaaacaatcaaacaaggCCAAAAACAAAAGATCACAAATAAACACAGCAACTAAATCCAAGGATCTCTTGTACAAGATTATCATAAGATAAACCAAGACC
This genomic window contains:
- the slc35a4 gene encoding probable UDP-sugar transporter protein SLC35A4, whose amino-acid sequence is MIVIDNVGSEPCKPSSLSHPRWFGVTDLWFGVTDRWFGVTDRFGFGASRLVLRAGWAALLCLLVLIYGSHAPLIALSQSDGRVPFSPSSCVLLIELAKLLVSGATLLLSERVSGVRGLSEGVSGGRGLSEGVSGVRWALVLPYAAPAMLYALNNNLVVTMQEHMDPSTFQLLSNLKIASTAAFYSCCLDKRLRPPQWLALGMLTLAGAAHTYSTLAAQSSSSPVLHISWWGLLLLLLYCSASGLAAVTTERVLKGQRLPLSLQNLFLYGWGVAINAAAHFLGGASSSSSSSEDSGRGFLTGFSGLVWLIVVGQVAAGLMMSVLMKHGSGITRLFVISSSLLVNSAISWLALGLQLTPLFMLPASLVALAAYLYYR